Proteins encoded together in one Chitinophaga sp. LS1 window:
- a CDS encoding hemerythrin domain-containing protein, with product MQRHSTLVPLSQEHQRLLFVCRYLKKDAAPYEGFPLETDAKLAYIVKVFQEVMVPHIQKEEYLFELCLGKNPEIDGLLTELYQEHSTISRMYSALTVTEEKDMIGAMDLLARSLEDHIRKEERVFFEKVQAELPDVLESIKW from the coding sequence ATGCAACGTCATTCTACCTTAGTGCCTCTTTCGCAGGAGCACCAGCGATTATTATTTGTATGCCGCTATCTTAAAAAAGATGCTGCTCCCTATGAAGGCTTTCCACTTGAAACTGATGCAAAACTGGCTTATATCGTAAAAGTATTCCAGGAAGTAATGGTACCACACATTCAAAAAGAAGAATACCTCTTTGAATTGTGCCTGGGCAAAAATCCGGAAATAGACGGGCTCCTGACAGAACTATACCAGGAGCATTCCACTATCTCCCGCATGTACAGTGCACTCACTGTTACGGAAGAGAAAGATATGATAGGTGCAATGGATCTGCTGGCACGTAGCCTTGAGGACCATATCCGCAAAGAAGAAAGGGTTTTCTTCGAGAAAGTACAGGCGGAACTGCCCGATGTACTGGAAAGCATCAAATGGTAA
- a CDS encoding prolipoprotein diacylglyceryl transferase, with amino-acid sequence MYPNLYYAFKDLLGLELPFFKLFQTFGFFVAIAFLAAAYTLTSELKRRERLGLLKGIPETITKGKPVSTTDILINGVVGFILGFKIIGIISDWENVSQDLQSFVLSTRGSFIGGIIVGAVVAYFKYRSGQKQKSEKEVTVTELVYPHQRVPDFTVMAAIAGLIGAKVFHNLENWGDFVQDPIGSLLSFSGLTFYGGLIVASFVIIRYAHRKSINVLHLIDSAAPGLMLAYGVGRMGCHFSGDGDWGIYNSAYVTDATGHVAQVDPTKFQEVLKANELFFARQYGSLEHIPHAAFAKPQGLSFLPDWFFAYGYPHNVINEGVLMPGCTGKYCSVLPISVYPTALYEIIACLLLFALLWSIRKKIRVPGMVFGIYLILNGVERFFIEKIRVNTKYDIFGFHPTQAEIISTLMVIGGAVLIWYCRKLYTSAKTIS; translated from the coding sequence ATGTATCCTAATTTATATTACGCATTTAAGGATCTGTTAGGTTTAGAGCTTCCTTTTTTTAAACTGTTTCAGACCTTCGGTTTCTTTGTAGCTATTGCATTCCTTGCAGCCGCCTATACCCTGACCAGTGAATTGAAAAGGAGAGAGCGCCTGGGGTTATTGAAAGGTATTCCTGAAACAATTACAAAGGGTAAACCTGTAAGTACCACTGACATCCTTATTAATGGAGTAGTTGGTTTTATTCTTGGTTTTAAAATAATAGGGATCATATCCGATTGGGAAAATGTATCCCAGGATCTCCAGTCATTTGTTTTATCTACCAGGGGGAGCTTCATAGGTGGTATCATCGTTGGTGCTGTTGTTGCTTACTTTAAATATAGAAGTGGTCAGAAACAGAAATCTGAAAAAGAAGTGACTGTTACTGAACTCGTATATCCTCACCAACGTGTACCTGACTTTACCGTGATGGCTGCCATTGCTGGTCTGATTGGTGCAAAGGTGTTTCACAACCTGGAAAACTGGGGCGACTTCGTACAGGATCCGATTGGTTCCTTGTTGTCCTTCAGTGGTTTGACTTTTTATGGTGGTCTGATCGTAGCGAGTTTTGTGATTATCCGATACGCCCACAGGAAGTCGATCAATGTACTACACCTGATAGACAGTGCTGCACCGGGTCTTATGCTTGCTTATGGGGTAGGCCGTATGGGTTGTCACTTCTCCGGCGACGGTGACTGGGGGATATACAACAGTGCATATGTAACAGATGCTACAGGGCATGTAGCCCAGGTAGATCCTACCAAATTCCAGGAAGTACTTAAAGCAAATGAGCTATTCTTCGCCCGCCAGTATGGTAGCCTGGAGCATATTCCACACGCAGCTTTTGCCAAGCCTCAGGGCCTCAGCTTCCTGCCAGACTGGTTCTTTGCCTACGGCTATCCACATAATGTAATCAATGAAGGTGTACTGATGCCGGGTTGTACTGGCAAATATTGCAGTGTGCTGCCGATCTCTGTTTATCCGACAGCCCTGTATGAGATCATTGCGTGCCTGTTGTTGTTTGCATTATTATGGAGTATCCGTAAAAAGATCAGGGTGCCAGGTATGGTATTCGGTATCTACCTGATCCTGAATGGCGTTGAAAGATTCTTTATTGAAAAGATTAGAGTGAACACTAAATATGACATTTTCGGATTTCATCCTACTCAGGCTGAAATCATTTCTACACTCATGGTAATAGGCGGAGCTGTGTTGATCTGGTATTGCCGTAAACTTTATACATCGGCTAAAACCATATCCTGA
- a CDS encoding BrxA/BrxB family bacilliredoxin yields MYPAALVMPMKAELTDNGFEELLTPDQVDETLKGAGTTLVMINSVCGCSAGSARPGVLLAVAHSEKKPDKLTTSFAGFDTAAIQQIRTHLLPYPPSSPAIALFKDGQLVHFIERHMIEGRPAQMIAANLVDAFEQYC; encoded by the coding sequence ATGTATCCAGCAGCATTAGTAATGCCGATGAAGGCAGAGTTAACAGATAATGGTTTTGAAGAATTGCTGACACCTGATCAGGTAGATGAAACATTAAAGGGTGCTGGTACTACACTGGTGATGATCAACTCTGTATGTGGTTGTTCTGCTGGTAGTGCACGTCCAGGAGTGTTATTGGCTGTAGCGCACAGCGAAAAGAAACCAGACAAGCTGACTACCAGTTTTGCAGGTTTTGATACCGCTGCCATCCAGCAGATCCGTACTCATTTGCTGCCTTATCCTCCATCTTCTCCAGCTATCGCACTGTTTAAAGATGGACAGTTGGTGCATTTCATTGAGCGTCACATGATCGAAGGTCGCCCTGCACAGATGATCGCAGCGAACCTGGTTGATGCTTTCGAACAATATTGTTAA
- a CDS encoding Hsp20/alpha crystallin family protein, which translates to MNEYVVLTDHFDRTRHFVPFLCEFTSKIAVFVPWYSVCIYVIVQIFQTKTKTHKTMTYVKFNQHPAAKAFGGLVEDIFNNNGFKQALKDDFLTNDFFGAHPPVNIYEGKDGYTIELLVPGWAKEEIKINIENKALTISAEKAEKAAENKDEAPKQTRKEFGIRSSFKRSFNINEQVDAEKIQAKYENGILKLVLPKKETIQAAAKAIVVE; encoded by the coding sequence TTGAATGAATATGTCGTTTTGACCGATCATTTTGATCGCACACGACATTTTGTCCCCTTTCTTTGCGAGTTTACTAGCAAAATAGCAGTTTTTGTGCCATGGTATTCCGTTTGCATATACGTAATTGTTCAAATTTTTCAAACAAAAACTAAAACTCATAAAACCATGACATACGTAAAATTTAATCAACATCCTGCAGCAAAAGCATTTGGCGGCTTAGTAGAAGACATTTTTAATAATAATGGATTTAAGCAAGCCCTGAAAGATGACTTTTTAACAAATGACTTTTTTGGTGCACATCCCCCAGTAAATATTTATGAAGGTAAAGATGGTTATACCATCGAACTCCTCGTACCAGGTTGGGCAAAAGAAGAAATTAAGATCAACATTGAAAATAAAGCCCTGACCATCAGTGCTGAGAAAGCTGAAAAAGCTGCTGAAAACAAGGACGAAGCCCCAAAACAAACCCGTAAGGAATTTGGAATCCGTTCTTCTTTCAAACGTTCCTTCAACATCAACGAACAGGTTGATGCCGAAAAGATCCAGGCCAAATATGAGAATGGTATACTCAAATTGGTACTGCCTAAAAAAGAAACTATACAAGCCGCTGCCAAAGCGATTGTTGTGGAATAA
- a CDS encoding arginine decarboxylase yields MNSTYTDLVNQTFEFPQEGFDVQDSYLEFNGVNIKALIDKYGTPFKLTYLPKIGMQINKAKKMFQDAIKKNRYDGNYYYCYCTKSSHFSFIMEETLKHGIHIETSFAYDIDIITKLYERKKITKETKVICNGYKTKAYTKAISKLVNAGFKNVIPVLDNKEELEDYQKFIRTKERVKLGLRIAAEEEPTFDFYTSRLGIRSRDVLEFYIDKLKGNEKFELKMLHFFMNKGIKDDVYYWSQFNRVLQLYCQLKKISPELDSINIGGGFPIKHSLGFDYDYNYMVNEIVATIKSVCKKNKVPVPDIYTEFGSFTVGESGAVIYSVVGEKMQNDREIWYMIDSSFITTLPDTWGIGEKFLMLPINKWEQEYQEVHLGGLTCDGYDFYTSEEHINAVFLPKVSEGEPLYIGFFHTGAYQDQLSGYGGIKHCLIPSPKHVIVGYDKNGQLKDWLYAKEQTAQSMLKILGY; encoded by the coding sequence ATGAACAGCACCTACACAGATCTCGTCAACCAAACCTTCGAGTTTCCCCAGGAAGGGTTTGATGTACAGGATAGCTACCTGGAATTTAATGGGGTGAATATCAAAGCGTTGATTGATAAGTACGGAACACCTTTCAAATTGACCTATCTGCCTAAAATAGGCATGCAGATCAATAAGGCCAAGAAGATGTTCCAAGATGCAATCAAGAAGAACAGGTACGATGGTAATTATTACTATTGCTACTGTACCAAAAGTTCTCACTTTTCCTTTATAATGGAAGAGACCCTGAAACACGGGATACACATTGAGACGTCTTTTGCATACGACATTGACATTATTACCAAGTTGTATGAGAGGAAAAAGATCACCAAGGAGACCAAAGTGATCTGTAATGGTTACAAAACCAAAGCTTACACAAAGGCGATTTCCAAATTGGTCAACGCCGGGTTCAAAAATGTGATTCCGGTTCTGGACAACAAAGAGGAGCTGGAGGATTACCAGAAATTCATCCGGACGAAGGAGAGGGTAAAGTTGGGGCTGCGTATTGCGGCTGAAGAGGAACCTACCTTTGATTTTTATACCTCCCGTCTGGGGATCCGTTCCCGCGATGTGCTGGAATTTTATATCGACAAGCTGAAAGGCAATGAGAAGTTCGAGCTGAAAATGCTGCACTTCTTCATGAATAAGGGGATCAAGGATGACGTTTATTACTGGAGCCAGTTCAACAGGGTATTGCAACTGTACTGCCAGCTAAAGAAAATCTCTCCTGAGCTCGATAGTATTAATATAGGAGGTGGTTTTCCTATTAAGCACTCCCTGGGTTTTGACTACGACTACAATTACATGGTAAATGAGATCGTAGCCACCATTAAGAGTGTTTGTAAAAAGAACAAGGTACCGGTACCGGATATTTATACCGAGTTCGGTTCGTTCACTGTAGGTGAGAGTGGTGCTGTGATCTACAGCGTGGTAGGCGAGAAGATGCAGAACGACCGTGAGATCTGGTATATGATTGACAGTTCTTTTATTACCACACTGCCTGACACCTGGGGCATCGGGGAGAAATTCCTTATGCTACCCATTAATAAGTGGGAACAGGAATACCAGGAAGTGCACCTGGGAGGGTTGACCTGCGATGGATATGACTTCTATACTTCTGAAGAGCATATCAATGCAGTGTTTTTGCCAAAAGTGTCTGAGGGTGAGCCGCTGTATATCGGGTTCTTCCATACAGGTGCTTACCAGGATCAACTGAGTGGATATGGTGGTATCAAGCACTGCCTTATCCCGTCGCCAAAGCACGTGATTGTTGGTTATGATAAAAATGGGCAGCTGAAAGACTGGCTGTATGCTAAGGAACAAACTGCCCAGAGTATGCTGAAGATTTTGGGTTATTAA
- a CDS encoding WbqC family protein has translation MAADANQKTLLIESQYFPNLFFYKTLTEHDILLIERFEHYQKLSFRNRCYIAGPNGSILLSVPLARGKNQRTVMKDVRISNEEKWQAQHWKTLVSAYRRSPWFEYYEEELGQLYERPFEYLMDWNQACFEWANKVIGLSSPTTYTTEYSKNYTATNLTDARDSMVPGKENAKTDLPAYTQVFQERVGFLPNLSILDLIFCEGKRSLTLLK, from the coding sequence ATGGCAGCTGATGCAAATCAAAAAACATTATTGATTGAATCTCAATACTTTCCAAACTTATTCTTCTATAAGACTTTAACTGAGCACGATATATTATTGATTGAGAGATTTGAGCACTATCAAAAGCTTAGTTTCAGGAACCGTTGCTACATTGCCGGACCGAACGGAAGTATATTATTAAGTGTTCCCCTGGCCCGTGGCAAGAATCAGAGGACGGTGATGAAAGATGTGAGAATCAGTAATGAAGAAAAGTGGCAGGCACAGCATTGGAAGACTTTGGTTTCGGCCTACCGTCGTTCACCCTGGTTTGAATATTATGAGGAAGAGCTGGGTCAGCTGTATGAACGACCTTTTGAATACCTGATGGACTGGAACCAGGCTTGCTTTGAGTGGGCTAACAAGGTGATCGGGTTATCCTCCCCTACTACTTATACTACTGAATATAGTAAGAATTATACAGCAACTAACCTGACAGACGCTCGTGATAGTATGGTACCAGGTAAGGAAAATGCCAAAACCGACCTGCCGGCATACACCCAGGTATTCCAGGAAAGGGTAGGCTTCCTGCCAAATCTTAGCATTCTGGACCTTATTTTTTGCGAGGGAAAACGTAGTCTGACGTTATTAAAATAA
- a CDS encoding LEA type 2 family protein, whose product MKYLRLSICIFLIWGMASSCEKFKDLEFVRVAGINLDNLGFQKSIIRMTLAYYNPNGFNLKLKDANFDLYFDDTQVGHSIQDTMIMIPAKDTFYFPVKLEVNMENVFKNALGALMNKEVTIKASGNCKVGKGGVFLPFPIKCETKQPLNFF is encoded by the coding sequence ATGAAGTATTTACGTCTTTCGATATGCATTTTCCTGATATGGGGAATGGCAAGCTCTTGTGAAAAGTTCAAAGATCTTGAGTTTGTAAGAGTAGCTGGTATCAATCTCGACAACCTCGGTTTTCAAAAGAGCATCATACGGATGACGTTGGCATATTACAATCCAAACGGTTTTAACCTGAAATTGAAAGACGCCAATTTTGACCTCTACTTTGACGATACCCAGGTGGGCCATTCTATCCAGGATACCATGATCATGATCCCTGCAAAGGACACATTTTACTTTCCCGTAAAACTGGAAGTGAATATGGAAAATGTATTTAAAAATGCGCTTGGCGCACTCATGAATAAGGAAGTGACTATCAAGGCTTCGGGAAATTGTAAAGTTGGTAAAGGGGGCGTTTTTCTGCCTTTTCCTATAAAATGCGAGACAAAACAGCCGCTAAACTTCTTTTAA
- a CDS encoding heavy-metal-associated domain-containing protein produces MRIARLVMVLMLGCFGMTAMAQVKKGTLVTAKIATPTVRCEQCKNRIERYLSGEEGVQSSKVDFKKGLTTVKFYSDRTNIENVKTAIANAGYDADNVTANDESYKKLPTCCKKPEDGGTPDKKKN; encoded by the coding sequence ATGCGTATTGCTAGATTAGTAATGGTATTAATGCTGGGTTGCTTTGGAATGACTGCCATGGCCCAGGTAAAGAAAGGGACACTGGTGACTGCTAAGATCGCTACACCAACTGTACGTTGCGAACAGTGCAAAAACCGTATCGAAAGATACCTGTCAGGAGAAGAAGGTGTGCAATCTTCTAAAGTAGATTTCAAAAAAGGACTGACAACTGTAAAATTCTACAGCGACCGTACCAATATCGAAAATGTGAAGACTGCTATCGCAAATGCGGGTTATGATGCGGATAATGTGACAGCTAACGATGAATCTTACAAAAAACTGCCTACCTGCTGTAAAAAACCAGAAGATGGTGGTACCCCGGACAAGAAGAAAAATTAA
- the pyrE gene encoding orotate phosphoribosyltransferase, producing the protein MSKISEKQVAEKLLQIQAVKLSPAAPFTWASGWKSPIYCDNRKILSYPYVRDYVKSELCNVVFETFPEAAVLAGVATGGIPLGALVADQLKLPFIYVRAKAKEHGMGNLIEGVLQPGQPVVVVEDLISTGKSSLEAVNAIRAAGGEVIGMVSIFNYGFDIAVKAFEAAGVPFYSLSNYGALIELAAEKGVVSGDDLALLEAWRSAPDQWSGK; encoded by the coding sequence ATGAGTAAGATCAGCGAAAAACAGGTAGCAGAAAAACTGCTCCAGATACAAGCCGTTAAGTTAAGTCCGGCAGCCCCTTTCACCTGGGCATCCGGTTGGAAATCACCCATTTATTGCGATAATCGTAAGATTCTCTCTTACCCTTATGTACGCGACTACGTGAAATCGGAGCTGTGCAATGTGGTGTTCGAGACATTTCCTGAAGCTGCGGTACTGGCAGGTGTAGCCACTGGTGGTATTCCGTTGGGTGCACTGGTCGCTGACCAGCTGAAGCTGCCTTTCATTTATGTGCGGGCGAAAGCAAAGGAACATGGTATGGGTAACCTCATAGAAGGGGTATTGCAGCCAGGTCAGCCTGTGGTTGTGGTAGAAGACCTGATCTCGACTGGCAAGAGCAGTCTCGAGGCGGTGAACGCCATCCGTGCAGCAGGAGGGGAGGTAATCGGTATGGTTTCCATCTTTAACTATGGTTTTGACATAGCTGTGAAGGCATTTGAAGCTGCCGGAGTACCTTTTTACTCCCTGAGTAATTATGGTGCGCTGATTGAACTGGCTGCTGAGAAAGGCGTGGTATCCGGCGATGATCTGGCCCTGCTGGAAGCGTGGAGAAGTGCTCCTGACCAATGGAGTGGTAAATAA
- a CDS encoding NUDIX hydrolase, with amino-acid sequence MQKDTVIYLNERPLFILATHQAIPAEYKEAALFTEPDTNTIEETLQALETGKSPSAIFIHPDPHELLETIKGYFTVLVAGGGLITNPEEEVLMMFRNDKWDLPKGKLDEGESLETCALREVREETGLHNVHIEHKITETFHYYTYKEKKILKHTYWYKMKFTGTELTIPQIEEGIVDIQWIKPEHLGKYLRFSYLNIIAVFKQDGYAV; translated from the coding sequence ATGCAAAAGGATACTGTTATTTACCTCAACGAACGCCCGCTGTTCATCCTTGCCACCCATCAGGCCATACCAGCCGAATACAAGGAAGCAGCCCTGTTCACGGAACCAGATACAAACACAATAGAAGAAACCTTACAAGCCCTGGAAACAGGAAAATCCCCTTCTGCCATCTTCATTCATCCGGACCCACATGAACTCCTGGAAACCATCAAAGGCTACTTCACCGTACTCGTAGCCGGCGGCGGCCTCATTACCAACCCGGAAGAAGAAGTCCTCATGATGTTCAGAAACGATAAATGGGACCTGCCAAAAGGCAAACTTGACGAAGGAGAAAGTCTCGAAACCTGCGCTTTAAGAGAAGTAAGGGAAGAAACAGGGCTACACAATGTGCACATCGAACACAAGATCACGGAGACCTTTCACTATTACACCTACAAAGAAAAGAAAATACTAAAACACACCTACTGGTATAAAATGAAGTTTACCGGTACGGAACTGACCATTCCTCAGATCGAAGAAGGCATTGTCGATATTCAATGGATCAAACCTGAACACCTGGGCAAGTACCTCAGGTTCTCCTACCTGAATATCATCGCTGTCTTTAAGCAGGATGGTTATGCGGTATAA
- a CDS encoding hotdog fold thioesterase, with translation MKPIWRSLNISLDQLNENGENTMAAFLGMEFTEIGPDYLRMMMPVNERTRQPYGLLHGGASVALAETVGSVASALIIDPETQICVGLDINANHIRGMKEGYVHAIARPLHLGATTHVWDIKICDEHNKLVCISRLTVAIRDKR, from the coding sequence ATGAAACCGATCTGGCGTTCTTTAAATATATCCCTTGACCAGTTGAATGAGAATGGGGAGAACACGATGGCCGCTTTTCTTGGCATGGAGTTTACAGAGATTGGGCCTGATTATCTGCGGATGATGATGCCGGTGAATGAACGTACCCGTCAGCCATATGGTTTATTGCATGGAGGAGCTTCGGTAGCGCTTGCTGAGACGGTGGGGAGTGTGGCTTCGGCACTGATAATAGATCCTGAAACTCAGATATGTGTTGGGTTGGATATTAATGCTAATCATATCAGGGGGATGAAAGAGGGGTATGTGCATGCGATAGCGAGGCCTTTGCATCTTGGGGCGACCACGCATGTGTGGGATATAAAGATTTGTGATGAGCATAATAAGTTGGTATGTATAAGTCGCCTTACGGTGGCGATACGGGATAAAAGATAA
- the coaD gene encoding pantetheine-phosphate adenylyltransferase, translating into MQRIALFPGTFDPITLGHTDIIDRALDLFDEIVIGIGTNSSKTPMFSLEQRIQWIKDIYVQIPKVKVHTYAGLTAKYCEEIGARFILRGIRGVVDFEYEKAIADVNRMMDPKLETVFLSCTPKYSTIASSLVRDVLKYGGDATPLLPEQVLKHINR; encoded by the coding sequence ATGCAACGCATTGCTTTATTTCCTGGCACATTTGATCCTATTACATTGGGTCATACTGATATAATAGATCGCGCCCTGGACCTGTTCGACGAGATTGTAATCGGTATCGGTACCAATTCCAGCAAGACACCCATGTTCAGCCTTGAACAGCGTATTCAGTGGATTAAAGACATTTATGTTCAGATCCCAAAGGTAAAGGTACACACCTATGCCGGGTTGACGGCTAAGTACTGTGAGGAGATCGGCGCCCGGTTCATATTAAGAGGGATCCGAGGTGTTGTGGATTTTGAGTATGAAAAGGCGATTGCAGATGTAAACAGGATGATGGATCCTAAACTGGAGACTGTATTTTTGAGTTGTACACCGAAGTATTCTACGATAGCCTCTTCCCTGGTACGGGATGTGCTGAAATATGGGGGAGATGCAACGCCACTTTTGCCTGAGCAGGTGTTAAAACATATTAATCGATAA
- a CDS encoding RsmD family RNA methyltransferase, translating into MPHTRPTTDIAKGGLFNIIENNLDLPSLKTLDIFGGTGSISYELNSRGVEDLTIVEKDNEMADFIKRTAKELNVPLKLYKMDVFQYLKQCTEKYNFIFAGPPYALTTIDQLPLLVFEKELLEPEGWFVLEHTPRNNYKSYPYYRDERNYGTTIFSIFINRPELKK; encoded by the coding sequence ATGCCTCATACCAGGCCCACCACAGATATAGCAAAAGGTGGCCTGTTCAATATCATTGAAAATAACCTGGACCTGCCTTCGCTGAAGACGCTGGATATCTTTGGTGGCACCGGTAGCATCAGTTATGAGCTGAACTCACGTGGCGTAGAAGATCTGACAATCGTGGAGAAGGACAATGAGATGGCAGACTTTATTAAAAGAACAGCAAAAGAACTGAATGTTCCCCTGAAGCTGTATAAAATGGATGTGTTCCAGTACCTGAAGCAATGTACGGAGAAGTACAACTTCATTTTTGCCGGCCCCCCATATGCACTTACCACTATCGACCAGTTACCTCTTTTGGTTTTTGAAAAGGAACTGCTGGAACCTGAAGGTTGGTTTGTGCTGGAACATACTCCCCGTAATAATTACAAATCGTATCCGTACTACCGGGATGAAAGGAATTATGGGACTACCATTTTCTCCATTTTCATTAACCGGCCGGAACTGAAGAAATAA
- a CDS encoding DUF3822 family protein, which produces MSVTYNIHPAFAADDASLLETDLTTCQLLVLVGKGSFNYVVYNPAARKFLALKSYRFTPQKATIADIEVIEQIFDTDKLLFTNFSDVLLAFDGGNSTLVPEVHFDSAIKKDYLHLIYPEQAQELIMADTVSDQQMVNVYSVDKDLFGFLRKEFSTDKFAHVNTGLLKGYRFDNDYLELNGIVYLDIQQHKFTLTVYRFGKLLLQTEMNSQTGLDVVYHLINTIRQAGLDESQVKVKVGGPVTPDSQIYEELHRFVPKLEWVPRLTGFWYINKMEEIPGYYFNNLYSLALCV; this is translated from the coding sequence ATGTCTGTGACGTATAACATACATCCTGCTTTTGCCGCGGATGATGCATCGCTGCTTGAAACAGACCTCACTACCTGTCAGTTGCTGGTATTGGTGGGGAAGGGCTCCTTTAATTACGTGGTATACAACCCGGCTGCCAGGAAGTTTCTGGCACTGAAGTCGTACCGCTTCACGCCCCAGAAAGCCACGATAGCGGATATCGAGGTTATAGAACAGATATTTGATACAGATAAGCTACTTTTTACCAACTTTAGCGATGTATTGCTGGCATTTGACGGGGGCAACAGCACCCTGGTGCCTGAAGTGCATTTTGACTCTGCCATCAAAAAAGACTACCTGCACCTGATCTACCCTGAACAGGCACAGGAACTGATTATGGCTGATACGGTCTCCGACCAGCAGATGGTCAATGTCTATTCTGTAGATAAAGACCTGTTTGGGTTCCTGCGCAAAGAGTTTTCTACCGACAAGTTCGCGCATGTGAATACCGGGCTGCTGAAGGGCTATCGTTTTGACAATGACTACTTAGAACTGAATGGGATCGTTTACCTTGATATTCAGCAACATAAATTTACATTGACTGTTTACCGTTTCGGCAAATTGTTATTGCAAACCGAGATGAATTCCCAAACCGGTCTGGACGTGGTATATCACCTGATCAATACCATTCGCCAGGCAGGATTGGATGAATCGCAGGTAAAAGTGAAAGTAGGAGGGCCTGTGACGCCGGATTCCCAGATCTATGAGGAACTGCACCGCTTTGTTCCAAAACTGGAATGGGTACCTCGTCTTACAGGTTTCTGGTACATTAATAAAATGGAAGAAATTCCTGGTTATTACTTCAACAATCTTTATTCCCTGGCATTATGCGTATAA
- a CDS encoding dihydroneopterin aldolase, translating into MLTIGLEQVHFHAFHGLYPEEKIIGNDFIIDVYVTIPGVSPIDKISETVNYQGLLNVIKPIMEIPQPLLEQVVYAITDAIKHKYPEVQKTVISLRKMNPPMGASVRNSIVSLEKTY; encoded by the coding sequence ATGCTGACAATCGGACTCGAGCAAGTACATTTTCATGCTTTCCATGGTCTTTACCCTGAAGAAAAGATCATCGGGAACGACTTTATTATTGACGTGTATGTAACGATACCAGGTGTCTCTCCAATCGACAAGATTTCAGAAACCGTTAATTACCAGGGCTTACTAAATGTGATTAAGCCCATTATGGAAATTCCACAGCCCCTGCTGGAGCAGGTAGTGTATGCTATAACCGATGCTATCAAGCATAAGTATCCCGAAGTACAGAAAACAGTTATTTCTTTACGCAAAATGAACCCTCCGATGGGTGCTTCCGTACGTAATTCTATCGTTTCCCTGGAAAAGACTTATTAA